From Streptomyces sp. GSL17-111, one genomic window encodes:
- a CDS encoding GNAT family N-acetyltransferase, which translates to MDVDVVNATGPHRFEARLGERITGVVAYRDRGRVRELIHTEVDAEFEGQGVASDLTRGALDSIRSEGRLVRPTCPYVTGWLSRHQDYQDLVASGPGARA; encoded by the coding sequence GTGGACGTCGATGTCGTCAACGCCACCGGTCCGCACCGGTTCGAAGCCCGTCTCGGCGAACGGATCACCGGAGTGGTCGCCTACCGGGACCGGGGCCGGGTGCGGGAGCTGATCCACACCGAAGTGGACGCCGAGTTCGAGGGGCAGGGCGTCGCCAGCGACCTGACGCGCGGAGCCCTCGACTCCATCCGCTCCGAGGGCCGGCTCGTTCGGCCCACCTGCCCGTACGTGACCGGGTGGCTCTCCCGCCACCAGGACTACCAGGACCTGGTGGCCTCCGGCCCGGGGGCGCGGGCGTAG